DNA sequence from the Pantanalinema sp. genome:
CGCATCGTGCGCCGCACGCCCGCCGAGCAAGGGGCCGCCATGGCGCTGGTCGAGGGCTACGACGCGGACCACGCCGCGCGCATCGCAACCACCGCCCGCCTCCTGGGTGAGGCGGCGGGCCTCGACGCCGAGGCCCTGGCGGCCCTGGCCGAGGCGGCGTACCTTCACGACGTCGGGGAGGCGGACTTCGCCGAGATCCTCGCCAAGACCGCTCCGCTCTCGGTGGAGGAGCGCGATCGCCTGGGATCCCATCCGATCGTCGGCGAGGGGGTGGCGCGCGCCATCGCCGACGAGCCTGACACGGCCTGGTGGGTGCGCTGGCACCACGAGCGCTTCGACGGCACGGGCTATCCGGACGGCCTGGTCGGAGACGAGATTCCCCTGCCCGCCCGCATCCTGGCGGTGGCGGACGCCTTCGAGGCCATCACCCACGCGCGGCCCTATCGCCAGGCGCTCGATCCCCAGGACGCCCTGACGGAGCTTCGGAACCTCGCGGGCCTGCACTACGACCCGCGCCTCATCGCCCTCTTCACCGACAAGGTCTTCCCCGCGCTCGCGGAGGGGCAGCAGGTTTCTGAAGTCGGAAGCTAAGCGCGTCTCAATCAGTCCACGACGCTGACGCCGAGCATGGCGGCGAAGTAGCCGGAGAGCTCCATGAGCTGCCCCGCGTCGATCACCATGCCCTTGAGGTCCTCGGGCCGGGCGCCGATCCCTTCCAGGTGGGCCCCCCTGAAGTCCGCGCCGACGAGCTGCGCTCCGCTCAGCTGCGCGCCGGTGAGGTCGGATCCCGCGAAGCTCACCCCCCGCAGGTCCGCGCCCTGGAAGTCCGCCTCTCGCAGGACGCACCGCTCGAAGCGCGCGCGGTCGAACCTGGCGAAGCGGAACTGGGCGAAGTCGAGCTTGCAGTCCACGAAGCGCACGTCGTGAAACGTTGCCTGGACGGCCTTGAGACCGGTCATGCGCCCTTCGAGCACCTCGACGCGCTCGAGCGAGGCATCCCCCAGGTCCACGTTGGAAAGGTCGCTGCGCTTGAAACGGAGGTCCCGCAGCCTGGCGCGCTTCATCCGTGCCCCCGAGAGGCGCCCCTGCTCGATCAGGACGTGCTCGAGCCTGAGGTCGTCCCCCAGCCCCGCCGAGAAGTCCCACCCGTTCAGGGCGAGGTCGCTCAGCTGCGATCCCTTGCCTATCTCGGGCGGAAAAAGAGGCGCCTGCAGCGTCTCGGAAAGATCCGGCGCCTGGATGCCGAGGGGGGCGGGTTTCTTGCGGGGATTGGCCAAGAGATGGGCTCCTAGAGTAGACCTGCCTGGGTCAGGGTGGTGTCCACGTTGGCGCGGAAGTGCGGGCGCACCTGCTCGTCGTAGAGCTTGCCCAACAGCGAGCCCACGGCGATGCCGCCCAGCATCCCGAGGGCGGTGCCGAGGAAGGGGATGGGGATGAGGGTGCCCACCACGGCGCCCACCACCGAGCCGAGGGTGCCCGCGGCGGTGTAGGCGAAGCCGTCGGCCACGGTGTTGACCGCGAACTGCTTCTTGGTGAGGTTGCCCTGCTGGAGGTCCTGGAAGTTCGAGAAGGCCGCGAGCGGGAAGGAGAGCAGCGCCGAGAGCCCCGCCGTCTTGAGCAGGCCGAAGGGCGAGAGGATCTGCTTGAGCATGCCGCCGAGGGTGGTCTTGTACGCTCCGCCGGCCCGCATGCTGCTGGTGGCGGCAGCCTGGCGCATCTGCGGGATGCGGACGGCAGCGGGAGCGCCCGCTGCGAGGCCAAGCGAGGGAGCGGCAGGGCGCGAGCTGGGCGGATACGAGACCACCGGGCTATTGAGACTGACGGCCATGGGGCACCTCCGAGACGCGGATCGCTTCAAGAGGGATTGTCGGGGCGGGATCCGCCGAGGCGGTAAACTCCTCGGCAAGCTTTCGTTAAGCTTAGACTACCAGCCCTTGAGCCCCCACCAGAACAGGCCCCAGAGCTGCACCAGGGCGCCCGCGAGGGTGACGGCCACGAGCAGCGGGGTCACGCGTCCCTTGGTGCCCGAGGCGATGAGCAGCATGCAGAAGGGCAGGAAGTCGACCGAGTAGCGCCGCCCGAACTGGGCGTAGCCCGACCAGTAGTAGAACAGGTACATGGACAGGATGCCGAGGCAGGCGGCGAGCGCGAGCAGGTCGAGGCGCTTGCGGTAGTCGGCCTTGAGGGCGAAGACCAGCGCGGGCAGCGAGAGGAAGATGCTGAAGCCGTCCATGGTGGGGTCGAACCATGGGAAGCTTGGCAGGCGCTGGGGTAGCTTGAGGAAGTAGCCGTGGAACTCCTGGGCGAAGTAGTTGAGGTGGAAGATTCCCCAGCGCAGGAACTCGCCCGGCGTGGTGTCGACGATGACGCGCTTGTAGCCGTTGTCGAAGGGGGTGCCGAAGCGCGCGGCGTTGTAGAAGGCGTTGAAGGCCAGGAGCGCGCCCAGGGCCGCCGCGAAGGTCGCGGCCTTGTGCCGGAACGACTTGCCCCCCGTGGCGCGGTCGTCGCGCCACAGCATGCCCGCAAAGAAGGGCAACGAGAGGAGCACCGGCTGGCGCGAGAGGACGGCGAGGCCGAAGCCGAGGCCCACCAGCCAGCCGCGCTGCTTGCCCAGCGTCTCGTGGATGGCGAGCATCAGCCCGAGCACCGCGACCACGTGCATCATGGCCCAGGTGTTGCCGCTCTGGCCGCTGTAGAACCAGAACAGGGAGCCCGCCCCGAAGAGCCCCGTCAGCCAGTAGCGCGCCTGGCCGACCACGCCGATGCGCGGCAGGGTGTCGTGCCAGAGGGCGACGGCCACCGCCCCGAGCGCCGCCGAGAACAGTGCCTGGTGGAACCCCAGGCCGAACACGGCGACGAAGGGCAGCATCAGGAGGGCAGGGGCAATGCCGTAGGCCACGTAGGCATGCCCGGCCACGCGGGTCATCTCGAAGTGCTTCGGCGGGTCGATCAGCGCGAAGCTGCCGTGCAGCATGGCGCTCGCCAGGTGGACGTGGGCGTTGTAGGGG
Encoded proteins:
- a CDS encoding pentapeptide repeat-containing protein translates to MANPRKKPAPLGIQAPDLSETLQAPLFPPEIGKGSQLSDLALNGWDFSAGLGDDLRLEHVLIEQGRLSGARMKRARLRDLRFKRSDLSNVDLGDASLERVEVLEGRMTGLKAVQATFHDVRFVDCKLDFAQFRFARFDRARFERCVLREADFQGADLRGVSFAGSDLTGAQLSGAQLVGADFRGAHLEGIGARPEDLKGMVIDAGQLMELSGYFAAMLGVSVVD
- a CDS encoding HD domain-containing phosphohydrolase, coding for MLEWLLRVVGYLSLFAAVCYLVYLFLPVEEGGLRSRIDAWASRLLSGDFASFAVPRARIVRRTPAEQGAAMALVEGYDADHAARIATTARLLGEAAGLDAEALAALAEAAYLHDVGEADFAEILAKTAPLSVEERDRLGSHPIVGEGVARAIADEPDTAWWVRWHHERFDGTGYPDGLVGDEIPLPARILAVADAFEAITHARPYRQALDPQDALTELRNLAGLHYDPRLIALFTDKVFPALAEGQQVSEVGS